Proteins encoded by one window of Sulfurimonas hongkongensis:
- the truA gene encoding tRNA pseudouridine(38-40) synthase TruA: MRCAITLSYNGTHFLGSQVQKSSTNTIVGTLEAALLKLGIDSKIVASGRTDKGVHASAQVCHLDLPQFWNDLEKLKRVLNSMLPPSILIKSVKKVDDSFHARYSAKKRVYRYMIKVAKRNPFEDDFVTFVDSLDFKKIEKNIKLYKGRHNFANFMKVGSDTKSSIREVYKAFAYRHKGFIVLHFEANGYLRSQIRFMVAGLLNLDKNEIKESLACKKKYKLKPAPSNGLYLAKVKY; encoded by the coding sequence ATGCGATGCGCTATAACTCTCTCTTACAATGGAACTCATTTTCTAGGTTCACAAGTACAAAAAAGTTCCACAAATACTATAGTAGGAACCCTAGAAGCAGCTCTTTTAAAACTAGGGATTGACTCTAAGATTGTTGCATCTGGTAGAACTGACAAAGGAGTTCACGCATCTGCTCAGGTTTGTCATCTTGATTTACCACAATTTTGGAATGACTTAGAAAAACTAAAAAGAGTTTTAAACTCCATGCTCCCTCCTAGCATCTTAATCAAAAGCGTAAAAAAAGTAGATGATTCTTTTCATGCAAGATATAGCGCTAAAAAAAGAGTCTATAGATATATGATAAAAGTAGCTAAGAGAAACCCATTTGAAGATGATTTTGTAACTTTTGTTGACTCACTAGATTTTAAAAAGATAGAGAAAAATATAAAGCTTTATAAGGGAAGACATAACTTTGCTAACTTTATGAAGGTGGGAAGTGATACAAAGAGTAGCATCCGAGAAGTTTACAAAGCCTTTGCCTATAGACACAAAGGCTTTATAGTTTTGCACTTTGAAGCAAATGGATACTTAAGAAGTCAAATCCGTTTTATGGTAGCTGGACTTTTAAATCTAGATAAAAATGAGATCAAAGAGTCTCTAGCTTGTAAAAAGAAGTACAAACTAAAGCCAGCGCCTAGCAATGGACTTTACTTAGCAAAAGTTAAATATTAA